AAATACTGGAACGTGCCGCCGTCCGGTCCACCGGCAAATCCCAAACGCTTTTTGGCGGCAAACGCACTGCCCGTTGGCAAAACCAGCAATACCGCGACTACCAGCCATAGCAAATTCATCAGTTTTTTGTTCATAGTCTCCTCCTTTGGGGTCTGTCGTAAGGGATGAAGTTCATCGAATTTTCAGAATAAAAACAGCCTTTGCGACTGAGGACTTGCCATAAGCCCTTGGTCGAATGATGAACTCTGCTGGACAGATCTCATCATCCGATTAAAAACATCCAAGTTCATTATTGAGAATAATGGAGAAATGATGATCCCGCAACGTGCAATATTGGTTCACATCTCCCCCACAACCCCAAGCTTTCGAGTAAATTTCAGGAATAACTTCGCAATAAAAAGAGGATCAAGGTGTAGCTGAGTGATGACATGGCCGTCGTCATCACCACAATTGATCCAGCCAGTTCGGCATCTCCTTTCATCTGCTGAGCCATGATAAACGTGGCCATAGCCGTCGGCGCGGCCGACAATAAAACCCCAACCTGCAGATCCAAGCCTTGGACGCCCAGATAATGCAACAACAGATACGCCAGCAAAGGCATCCACAACAACTTGGTGCCCATGGCCATACCGGCACAAACCAGGTCACCACGCAAACGGTTAAGTGAAAACGCGCCCCCCAGCGACAACAACGCCAGCGGCAAAGTCATCCCGGTGGCAATATTGAGTCCGCGCTCGATCACAACGGGCAATGGCAAGGAAAAATAACTCCAGGCAATGCCACCACAGGCCGCCAGGATCAGTGGGTTTTCAATCACCTGCTTCGACCAGAATCGCCATCCTCTCCCCCCACCGGCATGACGATGGGGCAACAGCAGGGCCGAAACGGCCAGCAGGTTGTACAGCGGCACCAGAAAACCCATCAGCACGCTGGCCCGGGTCAAACCTTCATCGCCATGGGCATTGAAGACAATCGCCAGCCCCATATAGGCCAGATTGCCGCGAAACGAGCCTTGTGCGAAAGTCCCCAGTTTTTCCGGAGGATAGCGCCGCCAAGCAGCATAGGCATAAGAGACCACAAAACCGATGAACACACAGGCCATGGTGGCAAAGACCACCGAGGCATTAAAGTTCTGGCCGAAATCAGCCGTGGCAATTTTATAAAACAGCAACAGTGGCAAGCAGACGTAATAGACTAGCCGATTAACCTGGGCAAGGAATCCCTCGTCGATCATGTGGATACGACGCAGATACCAGCCGAGGAGGATGACCAAAAAGACAGGTAAGACAATTTCAACAATGTCAAAAAACATTGGCGATCCTAAACGAAAAGATTGAAGACGCGTATGATGATCAGAAAATCGATTCAAAAGACGAGAACAGTAGTGTACCACAGCCCAGCCACAACGCATCCTATCCATCAACCTGAACAGAGTGCAGGGTTTCATCGCAGACAGATCAACGTTATACTATAGTGATGCATTGAATTGACATGAACGGCCAAAGGAGAAGCCATGATCGAGCGCACCAACCGCAACCGTCACCACGATCCCGCCCTGAAAACAGTGACTATGCCGACATTGACCGGCGACGATGCTGAAGCCAAACGCCGGGAACTGCTCGATTATTTCCGTAAGACTTATGCGATTGACGAGGCGTTGTACGACACGTTGCGTTATGAAGAGAGTTTTTACCGCCGCGCCGATCCGCTGCGTCATCCGCTGATTTTCTACTACGGCCACACCGCCGCCTTTTACGTCAACAAGCTGGTGGTAGCGCGGTTGATCGATCAGCGCATCCAGCCCCGCTTTGAATCGATCTTCGCCATCGGTGTCGACGAGATGTCGTGGGACGATTTGGATGAAACCCATTACGACTGGCCGAGCGTCGCCGAGGTGGAGACGTATCGCCGGCAAGTCAAGGAGCTGGTCGAGTCACTGATCACCACCCTGCCCCTGGAACTGCCCATTACCTGGGAAAGTCCCTGGTGGGCGCTGATCATGGGCATGGAGCATCAGCGCATCCATCTCGAGACCTCGTCGGTACTGATCCGCCACCTGCCGCTGGAGCTGCTGCGCGATCATCCGTTATGGCAGGCGGAGGGCGATCAGGGGGACGCGCCAGCCAATACCCTGCTGCCGGTGGCTGGCGGTGAGGTAACGGTCGGTCGACCACAGGATTCACGCTATTACGGCTGGGACAGCGAATACGGCGCGCAGGCCTCTACGCTTGAACCGTTTGCCATCAGCCGCTATCTGGTCAGCAATGGCGAATACCGCGCCTTTGTTGAAGACAACGCTTACAGCGAGCAACGCTGGTGGAATGATGAAGGCTGGCGCTGGCGGCACTATGAACAGGCCACCATGCCCCGCTTCTGGCGGCTGACGGACGAGGGCTATGTGCTGCGCACCCTGCTTGAAGAACGGCCGATGCCGTGGAACTGGCCGGTGGAGGTCAATTTTCTTGAAGCCAAGGCGTTCTGCAACTGGCTGGCGGCACAAAGCGGACAAGCGCTGCGCCTGCCCAGCGAGGCGGAATGGCTGCACTGGCACGACCAGGTCAATCCAGGCTACTCTCATGCCGACCAGACAACCCCAGCCAACATCAACTTGGCGCAGGCTGCCTCCTGTTGTCCGGTGGATCGCTTTACCTGGAATGGCTTTGGCGATGTCATCGGCAATGTCTGGCAATGGACCGAAACCGCCGTCGACAGCCTGCCCGGCTTCCGCATTCATCCCTACTACGATGATTTTTCCACGCCGACCTTTGACAGTCGGCACAACGTCATCAAAGGCGGCTCGTGGATTTCCACCGGCAATGAGGCGACCCGCGAAGCCCGCTACGCCTTTCGCCGTCACTTTTATCAACACGCCGGATTCCGCTATGTGGCGTCGGATCAGCCGCTGAGCAAACCGGTGCCGAGCAAGGAAAGTGACCCACAGATTGCCCGATTGTGCCATGATCACTACGGCACCACAGCGCCTAATTTCATGCAGAATCTGGCAAAGCTGGCCATCGCTGCCGTCGGCAACACCTCGCGTCGGCGTGCCCTGCAGGTCGGCTGCGAAGCCGGGCGCTGCACCTTTGAACTGGCCACAGCCTTTGACGAGGTGATCGGCGTCGACCTGTCCGCCAACATCATCCGCCGCGCCGTGGAGATGGTCGAGCACGGTCACACCGGCTACCAGTTAAGTGAAGAAGGGGAACTGATCTCCCACCACGAAGTTAGTCTCGCCGAGCTGGACCTGACCGCCGTAGCACCGAAAGTCACCTTTCTCCAGGCCGATCCGTGCAACCTGAAACCACAGTACCACGGCTTCGATTTGATCGTCGTCAGCCAGATTCTCGAACGGCTCTACGATCCGCGCAGATTCCTCGCCACTCTGGCGCAGCGGCTCACTCCGGGCGGCGTGGTGGTGATCGCCACCAGTTACGACTGGGATGATCAGCGCACCGCGCCCGACAAGCGCATCGGCGGCCAGCGCATTGACGGCGAGCCGGTCACAGGGCCGCTAGCGCTGGCTGCGTGTTTGGAACCGCAGTTTGACTTTGTAAAACGCCACACCTTGAGTCGCAAACTCCATCGCCACCGCTACAGTGCCCTGTGGCAGCAAAGCGAGGTCACTCTGTGGCGTAAACGGGAGGATGGCGAATGAGTCACTTTGATTTCGACCAGGTCACGGACCGGCGCGGCAGCGACAGCCTCAAATGGGGCGTGTATTCGCCGGATATTCTGCCGTTGTGGGTCGCGGACATGGACTTCCTCTCTCCGCCTGCGGTGCTGGAAGCGCTGCATCAGCGCGTTGCTCACGGCGTATTCGGTTACGCCCTGGCGACGCCGGAGGTCACGGATAGTGTCGTCAACTGGCTGCAACAGCGCTACGACTGGACCATCGATCCGGACTGGCTGGTGTGGCTGCCGGGGTTGGTGCCGGGACTGCATGCCGCCTGCCACGCTTTTACCGAGCCGAACCAGGAGGTAATCACCTTTTCGCCGGTCTATCCGCCATTTCTCAGCGCGCCCAAGACCTGCCGTCGACCCCATCGCGATATCCCGCTGACCCGCGACCAGGGTCGCTACACCTTCGATTTACAACGCATGGATGACCAGCTGACACCGAAAAGCCGCCTGTTGCTATTGTGCCATCCGCACAATCCGGTGGGCCGTGCCTTTGATCGTGCCGAACTCACGGCTCTTGCCGAGCAGTGCGTCACACACAACCTGATCATCTGTAGCGACGAAATCCACTGCGATCTGGTCCTCAACCAAACCCGTCATGTCCCGTTCGCTTGTCTGAGTGAGGAGATTGGCGAGCGCACCGTCACTCTGATGTCGGCGGCCAAAACCTTCAACATCGCCGGACTCAACTGCGGTTTCGCCATCATCCGCAACCCAACCCTGCGCCGTCAGTTCACCAGAGCCGCCCACGGTATGATTCCCCACCCCAATGCTCTCGGCTATGCCGCCACCCAGGCCGCCTACACCCACGGCGAACCCTGGCGGCAAGAACTGCTGGCCTACCTGCACGGCAACCGTGATTATCTGCAACAGGAGCTGAAGCAGCGCTTTCCCCTGCTAACAATGGAGCCGGTGGAAGCGACCTATCTGGCGTGGATTAACGTCAGTGCCTTGGAGGATTACCGGCCAGCATTCTTTGAGCAGGCAGGATTGGGGTTTTCCGCCGGGGAGCCATTTGGGGATTCTCGTTTCATTCGCTTTAATTTTGGCTGTCCGCGGGCGACGCTGGAAGAGGCATTGCATCGGCTTGGTGACGCTCTGGATAGGTAAAGTTCAGGTCTTATCTCGGAACCGCTCGCACCGGCGCAGTTCATCCATCCGTAATGTTGGAACCCACGTGACGTGGGCTTCCGCGCCCACACGTCGGGTTCCTTTTGTGTCGTCAAAAGGAACCGAAAAACGACTCCCGACATGGCGCCCTGCGGGTTCCCTCTCTGCGTTCACTTACACCGCGATGTCGACAAGAACTCGCCCTATGTGCCACAGTCCTCAAACATTTGCCGACGATCATCGCGCCTCCAGTTCCCTGCGTTCGGCGCTGCTGAACGGGAGAGCTGAGATGCAAATAATACACGCATGGAGGGTGGGCACCGCCCCACCCGTTTGACTAGTGCCACGGAAAAAGTAGAGTGAGCCGGGTGATCATTATCAACGTTTTACGTCAATGCTGTTTAGATGCACGATTCGCCGACCTAAAGGGCGGCGAGCATAATCTGTGAAGCATCACGGAAACAGACTCATTGCCGGTTAAGCTAGGGTCAGGAGAAGTCCAGCCGGTTTTTGCATACTTTTGAGCGGCCAGTCAAAAGTATGTCGGCTGCCGGGACGAATCCCGGCGACCTTGACCTTGACCTTGACCTTGAACGCCAACATATCTCGAAGCAGCGAAGAACCACTTTGAGATCTGAATTTGCCGATTGAGAAAGCTGCCACAACAAGCTAAGATCGGAACCTCATGATTTCCAATGATCTGTTATAAAATGGAGGATATGTGTTTATGAGTGAACCACGCAAAGTCAGCAAAGCGGAACTCGAAGCCGGTCTGAAAACTCTACGCCGTCGTCGTCTGATTTTCTGGATACTGATCGCCGTCTATCTGCCGATGATCTATGTCGTGCTGGAAATGTCCGGTTCCGACAAAGTGACCGGCATCTTTTTTGGTTTCTGGCTGTTTTTCGTCACCATTGCCGCCAATGTCGTGGCCTTTTCAAAATGCCCGAGTTGTGGTCAATTCTTCCACATGAACGGCATGATCCCCATGTATTTCCGCAATTGCCTGCACTGCGGACTGCACATCACCGGCGATGAAAAACGCAATAAATTTGAAAAATAACCGTCGCAACGCAACGTCACACGACGCGTTTCGCAGACACTCATTTTGATGACATGACAGGTTGTCATGTGGCGGTCTGCTACTAAACAGGACGGAGACGCCCACCACATCCGGCATGAAGGTATTGCCGTCGCGACGGCAAGCGACGCTGACGATAGATCGGCTGTTGGCAACGTTCGCATACCGCAACCACTTTGAGCCTCTCCTGATGAAGTTTTGCCACAGCCGGACTGTGGCCACAACGCTCTGAAGAAATTTTGAAGGACTTAGCCCAGTGTTGCCAATTCTTGCCATGCCCACCCCGATACATCTTTCCTTGAAAAGTCAGAAGATGATCACACAGATGGGCAACTTCATGTAAAAACGTCTGCCGTAGGGCATCAGGCTCTTGAACGAACTGCAAACGGATACAGCGCGGCTCACTCCCTCGAGAATAATAACAGCCAAGAGAACGGGTCGCCTTACTGGCCTTAACAGGCACGGAGCGAATGCGCTCTAAAAACGTTTGTCCATCAGGGACCAACACAGCCACAGCCTGTTCAATCCTGTGCCATAAGCCATGGCGGTTGGCAAAATCATAAACAGTCATAACATCAGGAACGCAGTAAGGTAATCAAATCCTCTTCAACAGGGAATTGCCCCGTCTGCTTTTTAGAGTAAATTTTTTGTCCATCGACAGTCACTTCAAACACACCGCCACTGGAAGGGATTAAACGCGCATCCACAGCAAAATTCTGCTTAAGTCGTGCAGCCAGACTGACTGCTTTCGGATAATAGCTTCATTGCTGACAATATTCGATGGTGATGTTCATGAGGACCTCCATAAAAACCGATTTGTTTTTACAGAAGTATAAGTGCTTCCGATTGCGAATGGAGCATCTTTTCAAGATGCTCAGCAATTTTTTTGGGCGGGACGTTGCCAAGACCTCTCAATAGTTCAAAAGGAACCCGCTCTACATGGCAGCGACGGCACACCTCCCGCTCCATCTCCATCCACAGATGAGCAGTCATCTCGGCATCGGCCAGAGCGCGGTGAAACTGTCCTTGATTCGGAAGTTGCTTGAAGGCAACCAGCGTGCCCAGCTTATGATTGGGCGCCTCCGGGTAAAGACGCCGCGCAATCAGCATACTGCAGGCAAAGCGTAACGGTTTACATTCACCGATACGGGCAAACTCGCTTTTAAGAAAACGCTGATCGAAGGTCGCATTGTGGGCGACAAGTGGAGCACCACCGATAAACTGTGAAAAAGACTGCATGACCTCTTCACAAGCTGGTGCACAACGCAATTCCTCATTGGTAATTCCGGTAAATTCTTCAATAAATGAACTGACCCTGAATCCCGGATTCATCAGGCTTTCAAAACGATCTACGATCCGCCCCTCAAAGACCTTCACCGCGCCGACTTCAATAGCACGATCACCTCGCTGCGGTGCCATGCCACTGGTTTCAAAGTCGAGAACTACCAGTTCTTGTCGCGTTTGGACCATCTGCATGAGTATTTTACCGTCCGTTCTGAAAATAAAAAAAGACCCTGCGCGAACACAGGGTCTTTTGATGTTCTATAGCGACAAACGAAACTTATTTTTTAACAACGTTTGCTGCTTGAGGGCCTTTTTGACCATCAGTGATCTCAAAAGTGACACGCTCACCTTCTGCGAGAGACTTGAAGCCTTCAGCCTTAATTTCGGAAAAATGAACGAACACATCAGGTCCATTGTCCTGCTCAATAAAACCAAAACCTTTTGCGTCGTTAAACCACTTAACTGTTCCTTCTGCCATCTTTTTTACTCCCTTACGGAAAAGCTGAAATCTTGTACCCACACCATCGGGCACGTTGTGAATTTATTCAAGTGGCTATAGCACGAGAAATAATTTAAATGCAAGCTTTTTCAACGATTTCCTTGATGTACATCGTCTTTCTCACACAACGGTAACTAAGAACCTTGATCAACACACTGAAATAATCTCGAATTCCTTGTCAGTTGCCCTACCAGCACTGACGACATCACCCACCTGCTTGCCGAGCAAGGCACCGCATAGTGGAGAACCCGGTGTAATGACAACGACTTCTTCGTCTTCACAGTGCACTTTGAGCCCTCCGGCTTCCGGACCGAGAAACAACTGGCGAATGCGCCCGTCTTCATATTCAATACCAACCAGAGCTGTGAGATAAAAAGGTTCATACGGTGCAAAACTCTGAAGTTCAAGATGCTTGTAAACATCAAGAGCCCTTTTCAGCTCCTGGGCACGGTTTGCATGACCCTGTGCGATATACGAAGATTCAAGGGCGAGCGTATCGTATTTATTGTCCGGCTGCGTCTCTTCAGCAATAGCGGCTTCATGGGCTGCTTTTGCTGCGGATAACGCCAGCTCGATATCTTGTTCAATTTTTTCGATAATACGTTGCAATAAAAGTTCTTTATCCATCTTGATACCTTAAAACAGGGCAGCAGAAAATTTACGCCCAAGAAAAAGCCCTAAGGCACTTCCGAAACAGGACAGGAAATATGACGTCATAAAACCAACATAGCTGCCGACGAACCACCCCATCGCGCCTCCAATGACGACAGATAAAATCGTGATGATTCGCTTCATTTTTTCTGTCTCCTCCACCTCGCAACAAGGTGTATTTTTTTGCTGTTATAAGGCAATGCAATCTTTCCCGTCAACGAAACAATGCCCAGATTGAAAAAACTTTCTATCCATATAGAATTATAAGTATTTTGCAGATTCAAAACGTCACAGAGCAGAGACAAAGTTTTAACGATCAGGTCGATCCGGCATTAAAAAGAGATTTGCCAGCCAGTGTCCATTTTTTATAGACGCAGAAAGTGCAACTTCGTAACATACCCAAAGGAAATAAACCTTCAACCGATTAACAGGACGGATTGACTATGAGAAAGGCTCAAAAGGGAGACCGCGTTTCGTTTCATTTCACAGCACGGCTAGATGATGGGACAGTGATTGATTCCACCTATGATCCTGCGGAATGTGAAGAGGACACCGAACCAAGTGGTCCGATGGAACTAAATATTGGTGAAGGTCTATTTTTCACCAAGGTAGAACAAGCGCTGATCGGCATGTCAGAACAGGAAATCAAAGAGGTCACAATCCCGCAAGAGGATGCATTCGGGCCTTATGATCCGGAACAGGTTTTTATTGTTTATCGCGATCAGATTCCTGCTGACTTTGAGGCGGAAGAAGGTGACCTTCTCGAGCTGGGAGCGGAAGACAATGAAGAGATGGAAGTAGTCAAGGTCCTCGCCATCAACGGAGACGAGATCACACTTGACGGCAATCACCCCTACGCCGGGCAGCGGCTTCATTGTGAAATCAAATTGGAAAAAATCCTCGGCTAACAGGCTGTTAAACGTTTTTGGCGTGACAAGGCCAACGCCCTGTCACGCCAAAAGGGATCAAAGAGGCGTGATTTTCAGCGCAACCCGTCTGTTGAGCTGACGACCATATTCGGTGGCGTTGTCGGCAATTGGCGCACTCTCTCCAAAGCCAACCGTGGTGACACGGGACGAAGCGACACCTCCGGCAACAAGAATATTACGCACAGCCATGGCACGGCGTTCTGACAGGCCCTGATTGTATTCTTCACTGCCGGTGTTATCAGTATGGCCCGCAACCAGGATTGTCGTTTTATGGTATTGCGTGAGAATGGCTGCCAATCGAGAAATATCCTGCTGAGCACTCCCCCTTAACGTAAATGAACCGATATCGAACTGGTTGTCCGAACGAAACGTGACATAGAGGATATTCCCGTCGCGATCAATCTTTACCCCTTCAACAGAAGCCAAAGCGTCGCGCATCGCCTGTTCCTGCTGGTCCATATAATAACCAATTCCGGCACCGGTGCCGGCACCAACGGCAGCACCGATTCCGGCACCAATCAAGGTGGATTCAGTATCCCCCCCGGCTGCCTGGCCAATCAATGCACCCGCTAAAGCACCTGTCGCAGCACCGATTCCAGCCCCTTTCTGGGTACGGGACATCGGCTGAGCACATCCTGCCAGTAACACAATAATGCCTATCAAGGCAATTCGTCTGATTTGTTTCTGCATGGAAACCCTCCACGTTGGCAATAATTCGGCACGATCAAAGTATAACTTCACGATCAAGACCGACAACGACCAACACCACACTATGAAATGTGCCATAGCACAGCGACTAAAAGAGATCGGTCAACACAACACCAAAACCGACTCGGTTTGAAGAGGCATCGTAATCGATAAGACTTTCACCATAACCGTTAAAATACTGAACATAGCCTTTAAGGTGCGACGTTAGAGGGAATGTCCAGTCAAACTGTACTGCTCCTTTATTGTTTTCCTGGCGCAGATTGTTACGCAACAGAATGGAAAAAAGATGACGATCCCATTTGTAGCCCAGTTTGAGCTCACCATAGCCCAGATAACGGTCAATATCCGGATTGTCGTCATCTTCGCGGTCCTCTTCGATACGATACCAGGGTTTGAAACTCAGAACAAAATCCCCTCGATCCAAAATAAAGTTCATATAAAGCCGGTTCCAGCTGCGGGACAACGAACCACTCTGACCGTTTGATTGATGATTGATACCAAACAAAATCAACGAATTGGTTAATCCGAACAGTTGCGTATCATTTTCAACGGTCAAAAAGAGTTCCGGCTCATGGTTTGTCTCCCGAAACGGGCTTGAATGGGTTGAATTATAGGCCTGCCAGAAAGACAGGTTGGTATAAGCAGCCCACAGATCAGCACGCCCAAGAACATCTTGCCAGATGGGAACTTTAAAACTGAATTGGAACTTCACTTCGACACGGTCCACATCTTCATCATCAACCTTAAAGGGTTCAGAATTGACATGCGTATTATAAGTCACCGGTAGAAGATAATTGCGTTTATGAGGAACAATGGAAAATGGCAGAAACGTTGCAATCTGTTCACTACTAAGCCGCTGCTCAACGACTGAAGACGAGTCATCATCGACATATTTTTCACAGTCAGGAGCACATGCCTCGACCATCTGCTGCTTTTGCAGCAATTCGCGTAACTCACCGACGGTCAGATGATCATACTCGCCATTATTGACGGCATTCAAAAGATCTCGTTGCCCTGCAGTCAAAGGCTCTTCAAGTGCTGAAGCTGACAGCACTGTCACAGCCAACATAAAAATGCTCAGAAACAGACTTTTCAAAAAAGACACAACACCTCCTTTATGCACCCATGAATAACAGATCTTTCTCTCCTTGATCATTTCATGGTTATACGTGACTGACGTGAGAGGGTCAATGAGACAGAAAGAAGAAATAGCGCGGGTAGGCGTTCTTAACAGGATGCTTAAAAACAGATGTGGATAACACGATCGAAAAAGAGCACGACACAGATTTAATACAAAGAATGGTCTTGGAGGTTATCCCATACTGCCTAAACTGGCCAAGGCGATCATAGAACTCAGCGAACCGGAACTGAGATCACCAACAGCCATAAGAACATTTTGGCCTTGCGTCAGAGACCCCATGGTTGAAAAGGCAGAAAGACTGACTGAGGAGGCACGTAAATCACACACCAGGTCTGTATCACGTGAAAAATAGCCGCGTGCTTCTTCGACCAAACTGGTATCTTCGGGAGAAAATCCTTCGAGGGCGTACCAGGGTCCGATAATCCCACCTAATGGATCGACCTGCACCAAAGCGCGCTGAGTATCGTTGCCAACCAGATGGCCATTCTGGCCAAGATGAGAGAGCATTTCCGTGCGAGAATCACCCCAGGCGACAGAATCACTTACAGACAATTGCTGTAACGCCGCAGAGGTCAACTGCCCGTTGAGTGTTGCATGTCCGGTGCCCTTGACACGCAACCGTACCATTTCATCAACCAGCTCAAAGCCACGTCGTTCATAAAGAGGACGCCCCTGATTTGAGGCTGTCAACCAAATGCTTGACGCACCAGCAGACCACAATTGCTGGAGGATAAAATCAAAAAGATAGGCTCCAAGCCCCTGTCCACGAAAAACGGGATCAATGATCAAATTACCGATCCAGGCCGTTTGGCCATGCAGAACGGCCGTCACAAACCCCTGAA
This is a stretch of genomic DNA from uncultured Desulfuromonas sp.. It encodes these proteins:
- a CDS encoding AEC family transporter, whose product is MFFDIVEIVLPVFLVILLGWYLRRIHMIDEGFLAQVNRLVYYVCLPLLLFYKIATADFGQNFNASVVFATMACVFIGFVVSYAYAAWRRYPPEKLGTFAQGSFRGNLAYMGLAIVFNAHGDEGLTRASVLMGFLVPLYNLLAVSALLLPHRHAGGGRGWRFWSKQVIENPLILAACGGIAWSYFSLPLPVVIERGLNIATGMTLPLALLSLGGAFSLNRLRGDLVCAGMAMGTKLLWMPLLAYLLLHYLGVQGLDLQVGVLLSAAPTAMATFIMAQQMKGDAELAGSIVVMTTAMSSLSYTLILFLLRSYS
- the ovoA gene encoding 5-histidylcysteine sulfoxide synthase; translated protein: MPTLTGDDAEAKRRELLDYFRKTYAIDEALYDTLRYEESFYRRADPLRHPLIFYYGHTAAFYVNKLVVARLIDQRIQPRFESIFAIGVDEMSWDDLDETHYDWPSVAEVETYRRQVKELVESLITTLPLELPITWESPWWALIMGMEHQRIHLETSSVLIRHLPLELLRDHPLWQAEGDQGDAPANTLLPVAGGEVTVGRPQDSRYYGWDSEYGAQASTLEPFAISRYLVSNGEYRAFVEDNAYSEQRWWNDEGWRWRHYEQATMPRFWRLTDEGYVLRTLLEERPMPWNWPVEVNFLEAKAFCNWLAAQSGQALRLPSEAEWLHWHDQVNPGYSHADQTTPANINLAQAASCCPVDRFTWNGFGDVIGNVWQWTETAVDSLPGFRIHPYYDDFSTPTFDSRHNVIKGGSWISTGNEATREARYAFRRHFYQHAGFRYVASDQPLSKPVPSKESDPQIARLCHDHYGTTAPNFMQNLAKLAIAAVGNTSRRRALQVGCEAGRCTFELATAFDEVIGVDLSANIIRRAVEMVEHGHTGYQLSEEGELISHHEVSLAELDLTAVAPKVTFLQADPCNLKPQYHGFDLIVVSQILERLYDPRRFLATLAQRLTPGGVVVIATSYDWDDQRTAPDKRIGGQRIDGEPVTGPLALAACLEPQFDFVKRHTLSRKLHRHRYSALWQQSEVTLWRKREDGE
- a CDS encoding PatB family C-S lyase, whose amino-acid sequence is MSHFDFDQVTDRRGSDSLKWGVYSPDILPLWVADMDFLSPPAVLEALHQRVAHGVFGYALATPEVTDSVVNWLQQRYDWTIDPDWLVWLPGLVPGLHAACHAFTEPNQEVITFSPVYPPFLSAPKTCRRPHRDIPLTRDQGRYTFDLQRMDDQLTPKSRLLLLCHPHNPVGRAFDRAELTALAEQCVTHNLIICSDEIHCDLVLNQTRHVPFACLSEEIGERTVTLMSAAKTFNIAGLNCGFAIIRNPTLRRQFTRAAHGMIPHPNALGYAATQAAYTHGEPWRQELLAYLHGNRDYLQQELKQRFPLLTMEPVEATYLAWINVSALEDYRPAFFEQAGLGFSAGEPFGDSRFIRFNFGCPRATLEEALHRLGDALDR
- a CDS encoding SprT-like domain-containing protein encodes the protein MTVYDFANRHGLWHRIEQAVAVLVPDGQTFLERIRSVPVKASKATRSLGCYYSRGSEPRCIRLQFVQEPDALRQTFLHEVAHLCDHLLTFQGKMYRGGHGKNWQHWAKSFKISSERCGHSPAVAKLHQERLKVVAVCERCQQPIYRQRRLPSRRQYLHAGCGGRLRPV
- a CDS encoding Rdx family protein, with the translated sequence MDARLIPSSGGVFEVTVDGQKIYSKKQTGQFPVEEDLITLLRS
- a CDS encoding 3'-5' exonuclease, producing MQMVQTRQELVVLDFETSGMAPQRGDRAIEVGAVKVFEGRIVDRFESLMNPGFRVSSFIEEFTGITNEELRCAPACEEVMQSFSQFIGGAPLVAHNATFDQRFLKSEFARIGECKPLRFACSMLIARRLYPEAPNHKLGTLVAFKQLPNQGQFHRALADAEMTAHLWMEMEREVCRRCHVERVPFELLRGLGNVPPKKIAEHLEKMLHSQSEALILL
- a CDS encoding cold-shock protein, with protein sequence MAEGTVKWFNDAKGFGFIEQDNGPDVFVHFSEIKAEGFKSLAEGERVTFEITDGQKGPQAANVVKK
- a CDS encoding transcription elongation factor GreAB; the protein is MDKELLLQRIIEKIEQDIELALSAAKAAHEAAIAEETQPDNKYDTLALESSYIAQGHANRAQELKRALDVYKHLELQSFAPYEPFYLTALVGIEYEDGRIRQLFLGPEAGGLKVHCEDEEVVVITPGSPLCGALLGKQVGDVVSAGRATDKEFEIISVC
- a CDS encoding FKBP-type peptidyl-prolyl cis-trans isomerase, giving the protein MRKAQKGDRVSFHFTARLDDGTVIDSTYDPAECEEDTEPSGPMELNIGEGLFFTKVEQALIGMSEQEIKEVTIPQEDAFGPYDPEQVFIVYRDQIPADFEAEEGDLLELGAEDNEEMEVVKVLAINGDEITLDGNHPYAGQRLHCEIKLEKILG
- a CDS encoding OmpA family protein, with amino-acid sequence MQKQIRRIALIGIIVLLAGCAQPMSRTQKGAGIGAATGALAGALIGQAAGGDTESTLIGAGIGAAVGAGTGAGIGYYMDQQEQAMRDALASVEGVKIDRDGNILYVTFRSDNQFDIGSFTLRGSAQQDISRLAAILTQYHKTTILVAGHTDNTGSEEYNQGLSERRAMAVRNILVAGGVASSRVTTVGFGESAPIADNATEYGRQLNRRVALKITPL
- a CDS encoding phospholipase A, which produces MSFLKSLFLSIFMLAVTVLSASALEEPLTAGQRDLLNAVNNGEYDHLTVGELRELLQKQQMVEACAPDCEKYVDDDSSSVVEQRLSSEQIATFLPFSIVPHKRNYLLPVTYNTHVNSEPFKVDDEDVDRVEVKFQFSFKVPIWQDVLGRADLWAAYTNLSFWQAYNSTHSSPFRETNHEPELFLTVENDTQLFGLTNSLILFGINHQSNGQSGSLSRSWNRLYMNFILDRGDFVLSFKPWYRIEEDREDDDNPDIDRYLGYGELKLGYKWDRHLFSILLRNNLRQENNKGAVQFDWTFPLTSHLKGYVQYFNGYGESLIDYDASSNRVGFGVVLTDLF
- a CDS encoding GNAT family N-acetyltransferase; translation: MSIVAATAQDWSSFNRLAERQGWDVPHNELSFYPQRSSTYCYALKSSDQVQGFVTAVLHGQTAWIGNLIIDPVFRGQGLGAYLFDFILQQLWSAGASSIWLTASNQGRPLYERRGFELVDEMVRLRVKGTGHATLNGQLTSAALQQLSVSDSVAWGDSRTEMLSHLGQNGHLVGNDTQRALVQVDPLGGIIGPWYALEGFSPEDTSLVEEARGYFSRDTDLVCDLRASSVSLSAFSTMGSLTQGQNVLMAVGDLSSGSLSSMIALASLGSMG